A region from the Vicinamibacterales bacterium genome encodes:
- a CDS encoding alpha/beta hydrolase, which produces MRRAQVNGVELEYEAAGAGEPVLFISPVVADGFLPLASERALADRYRLITYHKRGWAGSTHTPPPVGIADHAADAAALLDHLGVRCAHVVGHSSGAAVALQLAAERPALVHTLALLEPSLLSVPGAADFLGKAGPAFAAYSAGEHEAALAAFMSTVSGLEWKTCRALLDDRIPGAVSQALADADTFFGIELPALTSWTFGVEQAATIRQPVLSVIGSNTEPLWIDVAQQLRAWFAQVEECTIPGVGHLLHMQRPEPVAASLAAFFGRYPVNAA; this is translated from the coding sequence ATGCGGCGCGCGCAGGTGAACGGCGTGGAACTCGAATACGAAGCAGCCGGGGCCGGCGAACCGGTGCTGTTCATCAGCCCGGTTGTCGCGGACGGTTTTCTGCCGCTGGCCTCGGAGCGGGCGCTGGCCGACCGCTACCGGCTGATCACGTATCACAAGCGCGGCTGGGCCGGCAGCACCCACACGCCTCCACCGGTGGGCATCGCGGACCATGCGGCGGACGCCGCCGCGCTGCTCGATCATCTCGGCGTGCGCTGCGCGCACGTCGTTGGCCACTCGAGCGGCGCCGCTGTCGCGCTGCAGCTCGCGGCCGAGCGTCCGGCGCTCGTCCATACCCTCGCGCTGCTCGAGCCGTCGCTTCTATCGGTACCCGGTGCCGCAGATTTTCTCGGGAAGGCCGGGCCCGCCTTCGCGGCTTATTCCGCCGGCGAGCACGAGGCAGCGCTCGCGGCGTTCATGAGCACGGTCAGCGGCCTCGAATGGAAAACATGCCGGGCGCTGCTCGACGATCGCATTCCAGGGGCCGTGTCGCAGGCCCTCGCGGATGCCGACACCTTCTTCGGCATCGAGCTGCCGGCGCTCACCTCCTGGACATTCGGCGTGGAGCAGGCCGCGACGATCCGCCAGCCGGTGCTGTCGGTGATTGGCAGCAATACCGAGCCGCTATGGATCGACGTGGCTCAGCAGCTCCGGGCCTGGTTCGCGCAGGTCGAGGAGTGCACGATCCCCGGCGTCGGCCACCTCCTGCACATGCAGCGCCCCGAGCCGGTCGCCGCCTCGCTGGCGGCCTTCTTCGGCAGGTATCCAGTGAACGCGGCTTGA
- a CDS encoding CHRD domain-containing protein, producing MTRVTALILGLSILAVGCGSDSSPAGPSQGTTTTSTFTVPLSPSNEVPAIANADASGSGTVVIALTVTKDGAGTITSASANFQISVAGFPAATRVTDAHIHSAAAGSNGSAIINVGLTSGELAITNGSGSISKNGINVPADRAAAILNNRAGFYFNVHTGLNPDGAIRGQLSEGAFDPGTTIPY from the coding sequence ATGACTCGGGTAACAGCACTCATCCTCGGTCTCAGCATTCTCGCGGTGGGATGCGGCAGCGACTCGTCGCCGGCCGGACCGTCACAGGGAACCACGACCACGTCCACCTTCACGGTGCCGCTCTCGCCCTCGAACGAGGTGCCGGCGATCGCCAATGCCGACGCGAGCGGCAGCGGCACGGTGGTGATCGCGCTCACCGTCACCAAAGACGGCGCGGGGACGATCACGTCGGCGTCCGCCAACTTCCAGATCAGCGTCGCCGGGTTTCCCGCGGCGACGCGCGTGACGGACGCGCACATCCACAGCGCGGCGGCGGGCAGCAACGGCAGCGCCATCATCAACGTCGGCCTGACGTCGGGTGAGCTGGCGATCACCAACGGCAGCGGCTCGATCAGCAAGAACGGGATCAACGTGCCGGCGGACCGGGCGGCGGCGATCCTGAACAACCGCGCGGGCTTCTACTTCAACGTTCACACGGGTCTCAACCCCGACGGCGCGATCCGCGGACAGCTGTCCGAGGGCGCGTTCGATCCGGGCACGACGATTCCCTACTGA
- a CDS encoding DUF5777 family beta-barrel protein — protein sequence MTAITRRPVVLAAAALLAVFASGAAAQDAPALQNPPPSQPGVASGGDDGALVRAEPDFRVLNLPSTLRLPRHGSSFQLTHRFNGNLRQGSLTENSSNLFGLDQGAAVGFEYRFGLARHLQAAVYRTAIDKTFQFHGKYDAVRQGRSIPVSLSVLASVEGADNFQERYAPAVGVAVSRVVADRLAVYATPVWVHNTAANLAIDRNTVFVGVGGRVRVGARVYLVGEVAPRVSGYRPDKAAYGFAIEKRAGGHLFQLNVNNGQGTTFGQLARGGFSDSLYLGFNLARKFF from the coding sequence ATGACTGCCATCACGCGTCGTCCGGTCGTCCTCGCAGCCGCCGCGCTGCTCGCCGTGTTCGCGTCGGGCGCCGCCGCGCAGGACGCGCCCGCGCTCCAGAATCCGCCGCCAAGTCAGCCCGGCGTGGCGAGTGGAGGAGACGATGGAGCGCTGGTGCGTGCGGAGCCGGATTTCCGCGTGCTGAATCTTCCGTCGACACTGCGGCTGCCGCGGCACGGGTCGAGCTTTCAGCTGACGCACCGCTTCAACGGCAACCTCCGCCAGGGCAGTCTCACGGAGAATTCGAGCAATCTCTTCGGGCTCGATCAGGGAGCGGCCGTCGGCTTCGAGTACCGGTTCGGTCTCGCCCGGCATCTGCAGGCAGCCGTCTATCGCACGGCGATCGACAAGACCTTTCAGTTCCACGGCAAGTACGACGCCGTGCGGCAGGGGCGTTCGATCCCGGTGTCGCTTTCGGTACTCGCCTCAGTCGAAGGGGCGGACAACTTCCAGGAGCGCTATGCCCCCGCAGTCGGAGTGGCGGTATCGCGCGTCGTCGCCGATCGGCTCGCCGTCTACGCGACACCCGTCTGGGTTCACAACACGGCCGCGAACCTCGCCATCGATCGCAACACCGTGTTCGTCGGCGTCGGCGGCCGCGTGCGGGTGGGGGCCAGGGTGTACCTCGTCGGCGAAGTGGCTCCGCGCGTCAGCGGATACCGGCCCGACAAGGCCGCCTACGGCTTCGCCATCGAGAAGCGCGCCGGCGGGCACCTCTTTCAACTCAACGTCAACAACGGCCAGGGAACCACGTTCGGACAACTCGCGCGTGGCGGATTCTCGGACAGTCTCTACCTCGGCTTCAATCTCGCCCGGAAATTCTTCTGA
- a CDS encoding response regulator: MPGSAGAPILIVEDDRNALSGYIEYLTDAGYEVVGVPDGSAALPVAATRGASVVVTDIALPGMDGFDLTVALRAAPLTQDVPVIGLTANWSRETHVRAAAVQMVAVLRKPCLPSHLVAELERVLAGERPERSRDARRI; this comes from the coding sequence ATGCCTGGGTCCGCGGGCGCGCCCATCCTGATCGTCGAGGACGACCGCAACGCGCTGTCAGGGTACATCGAGTACCTGACGGACGCGGGCTACGAGGTCGTCGGCGTGCCCGATGGCTCCGCCGCGCTCCCGGTTGCGGCCACGCGCGGCGCGAGTGTCGTGGTCACCGACATTGCGCTGCCTGGAATGGACGGCTTCGACTTGACGGTCGCGCTGCGAGCGGCGCCCCTGACGCAAGACGTGCCGGTCATCGGATTGACCGCGAACTGGAGCCGCGAGACGCACGTTCGCGCCGCCGCCGTGCAGATGGTCGCGGTCCTGAGGAAGCCCTGTTTGCCATCGCACCTGGTGGCCGAGCTGGAGCGAGTTCTGGCGGGAGAGCGGCCGGAGCGATCGAGGGACGCGCGTCGGATATAG